One genomic window of Motacilla alba alba isolate MOTALB_02 chromosome 1, Motacilla_alba_V1.0_pri, whole genome shotgun sequence includes the following:
- the LOC119701111 gene encoding uncharacterized protein LOC119701111 isoform X1 has product MHSRNHRNSFCSVSCSYRSSWGVTCACSKPPGDSKQKISSRKPVPVSQLDIIMQCTRAHALISTCTEEHIYATEHFPGSSGIVAGGAQMNEKSYPTVQRSEPTITLMSTFTEDILQYIKSRCRHNVSEEEKKQSITILSLALWCQPGPVWRYLGIGYQNISPEDRVEHYWGLRLVGCDESCGVGRTDHKKDLEEDLFPHNLLSPISHQHIVPLN; this is encoded by the exons ATGCATAGCAGAAACCACAG aAACAGTTTCTGTTCTGTGTCATGCAGCTACAGATCTTCCTGGGGTGTGACATGTGCATGTTCAAAACCTCCTGGTGACAGTAAGCAGAAAATAAGCTCAAGAAAGCCTGTTCCTGTCAGCCAGCTGGACATCATCATGCAG TGCACCAGAGCTCATGCATTGATATCAACATGCACCGAGGAGCATATTTATGCCACAGAACATTTCCCAGGCAGCAGTGGCATAGTGGCTGGAGGAGCACAGATGAATGAAAAAAGCTACCCTACAGTACAAAGATCTGAGCCTACCATCACACTAATGTCTACTTTCACTGAAGACATCCTACAATACATCAAGAGCAGGTGCAGACACAATGTgagtgaggaggaaaagaaacaaagcatcACTATCCTGAGTTTGGCTCTCTGGTGCCAGCCAGGACCAGTGTGGAGATATTTGGGCATAGGTTACCAAAACATTTCACCAGAAGACAGAGTGGAGCATTACTGGGGTCTCAGGTTAGTGGGATGTGATGAAAGCTGTGGGGTTGGCAGGACTGACCACAAGAAAGACTTAGAGGAGGATCTCTTTCCACACAACTTGCTGTCTCCTATTTCCCATCAGCATATTGTGCCTTTGAACTAA
- the LOC119701111 gene encoding uncharacterized protein LOC119701111 isoform X2: protein MHSRNHSYRSSWGVTCACSKPPGDSKQKISSRKPVPVSQLDIIMQCTRAHALISTCTEEHIYATEHFPGSSGIVAGGAQMNEKSYPTVQRSEPTITLMSTFTEDILQYIKSRCRHNVSEEEKKQSITILSLALWCQPGPVWRYLGIGYQNISPEDRVEHYWGLRLVGCDESCGVGRTDHKKDLEEDLFPHNLLSPISHQHIVPLN, encoded by the exons ATGCATAGCAGAAACCACAG CTACAGATCTTCCTGGGGTGTGACATGTGCATGTTCAAAACCTCCTGGTGACAGTAAGCAGAAAATAAGCTCAAGAAAGCCTGTTCCTGTCAGCCAGCTGGACATCATCATGCAG TGCACCAGAGCTCATGCATTGATATCAACATGCACCGAGGAGCATATTTATGCCACAGAACATTTCCCAGGCAGCAGTGGCATAGTGGCTGGAGGAGCACAGATGAATGAAAAAAGCTACCCTACAGTACAAAGATCTGAGCCTACCATCACACTAATGTCTACTTTCACTGAAGACATCCTACAATACATCAAGAGCAGGTGCAGACACAATGTgagtgaggaggaaaagaaacaaagcatcACTATCCTGAGTTTGGCTCTCTGGTGCCAGCCAGGACCAGTGTGGAGATATTTGGGCATAGGTTACCAAAACATTTCACCAGAAGACAGAGTGGAGCATTACTGGGGTCTCAGGTTAGTGGGATGTGATGAAAGCTGTGGGGTTGGCAGGACTGACCACAAGAAAGACTTAGAGGAGGATCTCTTTCCACACAACTTGCTGTCTCCTATTTCCCATCAGCATATTGTGCCTTTGAACTAA
- the LOC119701111 gene encoding uncharacterized protein LOC119701111 isoform X3: protein MHSRNHRNSFCSVSCSYRSSWGVTCACSKPPGDSKQKISSRKPVPVSQLDIIMQCTRAHALISTCTEEHIYATEHFPGSSGIVAGGAQMNEKSYPTVQRSEPTITLMSTFTEDILQYIKSRCRHNVSEEEKKQSITILSLALWCQPGPVWRYLGIGYQNISPEDRVEHYWGLRTFSVLSEYFSCGGL, encoded by the exons ATGCATAGCAGAAACCACAG aAACAGTTTCTGTTCTGTGTCATGCAGCTACAGATCTTCCTGGGGTGTGACATGTGCATGTTCAAAACCTCCTGGTGACAGTAAGCAGAAAATAAGCTCAAGAAAGCCTGTTCCTGTCAGCCAGCTGGACATCATCATGCAG TGCACCAGAGCTCATGCATTGATATCAACATGCACCGAGGAGCATATTTATGCCACAGAACATTTCCCAGGCAGCAGTGGCATAGTGGCTGGAGGAGCACAGATGAATGAAAAAAGCTACCCTACAGTACAAAGATCTGAGCCTACCATCACACTAATGTCTACTTTCACTGAAGACATCCTACAATACATCAAGAGCAGGTGCAGACACAATGTgagtgaggaggaaaagaaacaaagcatcACTATCCTGAGTTTGGCTCTCTGGTGCCAGCCAGGACCAGTGTGGAGATATTTGGGCATAGGTTACCAAAACATTTCACCAGAAGACAGAGTGGAGCATTACTGGGGTCTCAG aactTTCTCTGTCTTGTCTGAATACTTTTCATGTGGAGGCCTTTAA